From a region of the Prevotella melaninogenica genome:
- a CDS encoding DEAD/DEAH box helicase translates to MAHELFSRIADILSAPSEAQALIMHETLVIACHEGLKNTRHGFGNLSSQVESLCRQHNIAPQDIVAIQKMRRHSNSYAPILPEDVAYDCRALAIFVSAVVQEAIPSFLVGKIPARGRTTENIQITNYRYIRCIVREWDDSTIQVAVTNQDSSEELLLVDYMNIPDYIDFSYLRPMLREGMQLNLLDCTVTRKKVVPRLIVVEPDYLIDISTIANCFETYGHHPLLFTVNRLTPRLSNKHIVLGNFAGSALDDIINHPAEYNIKETFRSNFREKALDYATCPDFDAASFKQDAERQVENIKGIVDEIFQTFDREKAILEPSFVCERLGIQGRVDLMTTDLKLLVEQKSGKNTFIERKYKNPHGSLHVEKHYVQVLLYYGILQYNFQLSPKNAHIQLLYSKYPLPDGLLEVEPLQKLIREAIRFRNQAVATEFWMADNGFDRMLPLLTPQTLNLEKQNDNFYNRYLLPQLTETLAPLHQLNDLERAYFTRMMTFVIKEQLVSKVGVQEGIGNSYADLWNMPLAEKKETGNIYTGLTIIEKKRSSSFNGYDTITLAVPQQGEDFLPNFRRGDMIYLYAYKKNEAPDVRQSILFKGTLQEIHGDSITVHLNDGQQNPDLISGDYFAIEHAGSDIGGTSAIRSLYTFITSNEERRQLLLGQRVPRVDKSLTLSRSYHPNYDEIILKAKQAQDYFLLIGPPGTGKTSQALQFLVREQLAGNIYSQPSSAYSAEDSKHNKPSETINTQHSTPNTQTAILLLAYTNRAVDEICNMLTENELDYIRIGNEFSCDPKYSDHLLKEVLDDNATLNSIKSTIADARIVVATTSTMNSNAALFNIKHFDLAIIDEASQILEPNIIGLLTSQHRGGRAIRKFILIGDHKQLPAVVQQDDTEVLIEDETVKAIHLNSCANSLFERLILTERAAGRTDFIGTLHKQGRMHPDIADFANRKFYAREQLECVPLAHQLEQTLNYNEASEDETDDVLKAHRMIFIPSKPCRQLNISEKVNTEEARIITDLLRRLYRQLGNNFDPQKSVGVIVPYRNQIAMIRKEIEKLGIPELEEISIDTVERYQGSQRDIILYSFTIQSRYQLDFLTANTFYEDGQPIDRKLNVAITRARKQLILTGNEPTLRQNQIFAELIDYIKEKGGYYAEKA, encoded by the coding sequence ATGGCACACGAACTTTTCTCACGTATCGCTGACATCCTTTCGGCACCATCTGAAGCACAGGCACTCATCATGCACGAGACGCTCGTCATTGCTTGTCATGAAGGATTAAAGAATACCCGACACGGTTTCGGCAACCTTTCTTCGCAGGTAGAGTCGCTCTGTAGGCAGCATAATATTGCCCCACAGGATATTGTAGCAATTCAGAAAATGCGTCGGCACAGTAATTCTTACGCACCGATTCTCCCTGAAGACGTGGCTTACGACTGTCGTGCCTTAGCTATTTTCGTTTCTGCTGTTGTACAAGAAGCTATCCCTTCGTTCCTTGTTGGGAAAATTCCAGCACGTGGACGCACAACGGAGAATATACAGATTACGAATTATCGTTACATTCGTTGTATCGTAAGAGAGTGGGATGACAGTACTATTCAGGTGGCTGTGACCAATCAAGACAGTAGCGAAGAGCTCTTGTTAGTGGACTATATGAACATACCAGACTACATTGATTTCAGCTACTTACGCCCAATGCTACGCGAAGGAATGCAGCTGAATCTCCTTGATTGCACTGTCACACGAAAGAAAGTAGTACCACGCCTCATCGTCGTTGAGCCAGACTATCTGATAGATATCTCTACCATAGCTAACTGTTTTGAAACTTACGGACACCATCCGTTGCTTTTCACCGTCAACAGACTTACTCCCCGCCTGAGCAATAAACACATTGTATTGGGTAATTTCGCAGGTTCTGCACTCGATGATATCATCAATCACCCAGCAGAATACAACATCAAAGAAACCTTCCGCTCTAACTTCAGAGAGAAGGCTTTGGACTATGCGACCTGTCCCGACTTTGATGCAGCATCTTTCAAACAAGATGCAGAACGACAGGTGGAGAACATCAAGGGGATTGTTGACGAAATATTCCAAACTTTCGACCGTGAGAAAGCGATTCTTGAACCGTCCTTTGTATGCGAACGATTGGGTATACAGGGTCGTGTCGACTTGATGACAACCGACTTAAAACTACTTGTTGAGCAGAAGTCGGGCAAGAATACTTTTATTGAACGCAAATACAAAAATCCGCATGGGTCACTCCATGTTGAGAAACACTACGTGCAGGTGTTGCTCTACTATGGTATCTTGCAATATAACTTCCAACTTAGTCCGAAGAATGCACACATCCAACTCTTGTATTCAAAATATCCCCTACCCGACGGACTCCTCGAAGTGGAGCCACTGCAAAAGCTGATTCGTGAAGCTATCCGCTTCCGTAATCAAGCCGTTGCAACGGAGTTTTGGATGGCTGATAATGGTTTTGATAGGATGTTGCCATTGCTCACACCGCAGACATTAAACCTTGAGAAGCAAAACGATAACTTCTACAACAGATACCTCTTACCGCAACTCACTGAGACACTGGCGCCACTTCACCAGCTCAACGACCTCGAACGTGCTTATTTCACACGTATGATGACCTTTGTTATCAAAGAGCAATTAGTGTCAAAAGTGGGTGTACAGGAAGGTATAGGAAATAGCTATGCCGATCTTTGGAACATGCCTCTTGCAGAGAAGAAAGAGACAGGAAACATCTATACAGGACTGACTATCATCGAGAAAAAGCGTAGCAGCTCGTTCAACGGCTATGATACGATTACACTCGCTGTACCCCAACAGGGCGAAGATTTCCTCCCTAACTTTCGCAGAGGAGACATGATTTACCTCTATGCGTACAAAAAGAACGAGGCACCTGACGTAAGACAGAGTATTCTTTTTAAAGGTACTTTGCAGGAGATACATGGTGATAGCATTACTGTACACCTCAATGACGGACAGCAAAACCCTGACCTTATCAGCGGAGATTACTTCGCTATTGAGCATGCTGGTAGTGACATCGGTGGCACATCAGCTATCAGAAGTCTTTACACTTTCATCACTTCAAACGAAGAACGCCGTCAGCTGCTCTTGGGACAGCGTGTGCCACGTGTCGATAAGTCCCTTACCTTATCACGCAGCTACCATCCCAATTATGACGAAATCATCTTGAAAGCAAAGCAGGCACAGGATTATTTCCTTCTCATAGGTCCTCCAGGAACAGGCAAGACCTCACAAGCCCTGCAATTCCTTGTGCGTGAACAGTTGGCAGGGAACATCTATTCACAACCATCTTCAGCCTATTCAGCAGAAGATTCTAAGCACAACAAACCTTCAGAAACCATCAACACCCAACACTCAACACCCAACACCCAGACGGCAATCCTCCTCCTTGCCTATACAAATCGTGCTGTTGACGAGATTTGTAATATGCTGACCGAGAACGAACTTGACTACATCCGCATTGGTAATGAGTTCAGTTGCGACCCGAAATATAGTGACCATTTGTTGAAGGAAGTGTTAGATGACAACGCAACCCTCAACAGCATAAAGTCTACCATAGCAGATGCGCGCATCGTTGTAGCCACAACCTCTACAATGAACAGCAATGCTGCTCTCTTTAACATCAAACATTTCGACCTCGCTATCATTGATGAAGCAAGTCAAATATTAGAGCCAAATATTATTGGTTTACTTACAAGCCAACACAGGGGAGGACGGGCTATCCGAAAGTTTATACTAATTGGCGACCATAAACAGCTGCCAGCGGTGGTACAACAGGATGATACGGAAGTGCTTATTGAAGACGAAACAGTGAAAGCAATTCATCTAAACTCTTGCGCTAACTCTCTCTTTGAACGCCTTATCCTAACCGAGCGGGCAGCAGGGAGAACTGATTTCATTGGTACACTGCACAAACAAGGGCGAATGCACCCAGACATTGCCGACTTTGCTAATCGTAAGTTTTATGCACGCGAACAACTTGAATGTGTTCCATTAGCGCACCAATTAGAGCAGACATTGAATTATAACGAAGCGAGTGAGGACGAGACCGATGATGTTTTGAAGGCGCATCGTATGATTTTTATTCCTTCAAAGCCATGTCGACAACTGAATATTTCAGAGAAAGTAAACACGGAGGAGGCACGTATCATTACCGACCTGCTAAGACGTTTATACCGACAACTCGGCAATAACTTTGACCCACAGAAGTCTGTTGGTGTCATTGTGCCTTACCGCAATCAGATTGCAATGATCAGAAAGGAGATTGAGAAGCTCGGTATTCCCGAATTGGAAGAAATCAGTATTGACACAGTAGAACGCTATCAAGGTAGCCAACGTGACATCATTCTTTATTCTTTTACGATTCAAAGTCGCTATCAACTCGACTTCCTCACCGCCAACACCTTCTACGAAGACGGTCAACCCATCGACCGTAAACTGAATGTTGCCATTACAAGAGCGCGCAAACAGTTGATTCTTACAGGTAATGAGCCGACATTAAGACAAAACCAAATCTTCGCAGAACTCATTGATTATATCAAAGAGAAGGGTGGATATTATGCAGAAAAGGCATAA
- a CDS encoding YqiA/YcfP family alpha/beta fold hydrolase, translated as MENQYKKTFPDLMVGKKIIYVHGFMSAGSSHTVQILRDYMPEATVIAPDLPIHPEEAMELLRNLIDSEKPDLIIGTSMGGMYTEMLYGVDRICVNPAFQMGTTISETNMMGKQVFQNPRQDGVQEVIVTKALVKEYKEITEKCFSQVTEEEQQRVFGLFGDADPVVHTFDLFNEHYPQAIRFHGEHRLIEKAVFHYLMPVIRWIDDRQEGRERRTVIIDQNTLADGYGKPKSSLNKAYEFLLDNYNVFFVCPAPTNNPSTITEQQAWIEDTFSAPAWNHIIFTNQPQLLYGDYFISSSEHDDFLGTSLLFGNEEFKTWEEIITFFERLGGQ; from the coding sequence ATGGAAAATCAATATAAAAAGACCTTTCCTGACCTCATGGTAGGAAAGAAGATTATCTACGTTCACGGCTTTATGTCAGCCGGTTCAAGTCATACGGTACAGATACTGAGGGACTATATGCCCGAAGCAACAGTCATTGCACCCGACCTCCCCATACATCCTGAGGAGGCAATGGAACTATTGCGCAACCTCATTGATAGCGAAAAGCCCGACCTAATCATTGGTACTTCAATGGGAGGTATGTACACCGAAATGCTTTATGGTGTCGATCGTATCTGCGTGAATCCCGCTTTTCAAATGGGAACAACCATCAGCGAGACAAATATGATGGGTAAACAGGTGTTCCAAAATCCACGACAAGATGGCGTACAAGAGGTTATCGTCACCAAAGCATTGGTAAAGGAATATAAAGAGATTACTGAAAAGTGTTTCTCACAAGTAACAGAGGAAGAGCAGCAACGCGTCTTCGGACTCTTTGGTGATGCAGACCCCGTTGTCCACACCTTCGACCTTTTCAACGAACATTACCCTCAGGCGATTCGTTTTCATGGTGAACACCGACTCATCGAGAAAGCTGTTTTCCATTACCTCATGCCTGTTATCCGATGGATTGACGATCGACAGGAAGGGCGAGAGCGTCGTACGGTAATCATTGATCAGAACACACTCGCTGATGGATACGGCAAACCGAAATCAAGTCTGAACAAAGCTTACGAGTTCTTACTTGATAACTACAACGTATTCTTTGTGTGTCCTGCACCAACCAACAATCCGTCAACCATCACTGAACAGCAGGCATGGATTGAAGATACCTTCAGCGCACCAGCGTGGAACCATATCATCTTCACCAACCAGCCTCAACTTCTCTATGGCGACTACTTCATCAGTAGCTCTGAACACGACGACTTCCTCGGCACAAGCCTACTTTTCGGTAACGAAGAGTTCAAGACCTGGGAGGAAATTATCACTTTCTTTGAACGCTTAGGAGGACAGTAA
- the dgt gene encoding dGTP triphosphohydrolase, whose amino-acid sequence MNWQQLISNKRLGQEERHALRHDDRSEFKRDSDRLIYSAPFRRLQNKTQVFPLPGSVFVHNRLTHSLEVASLGKSLGDDVARRLIEIHPELRGTLFEEIGTIVQTACYAHDMGNPPFGHSGEKAMQAFFTEGPGISLKEKVSPHFWEDITHFEGNANAFRLLTHRFLGRREGGFVMTYTTLASIVKYPFSSTYASKHGKFGFFATEEETYKKIADELGIIQKDSSETGICYVRHPLTYLMEAADDICYEIMDIEDSHKLKLLSFEETADLLLGFFDEETRKSIRKRIEDEGVTDQNEQVVYFRACAVGLLEAECVNVFVEHEEEILNGTFEGSLIKHISELPRQAYKHCTEVSVDRIYRSKAVLDVELSGYKIMETLMEALIGAAVEPEHFHSQQLIRRFSSQYDIQSPCLETRIMAVLDFISGMTDIYALDIYQKINGISLPLI is encoded by the coding sequence ATGAACTGGCAACAACTCATATCCAACAAGCGTCTCGGACAGGAAGAGCGTCACGCCCTTCGACACGATGATCGCTCTGAATTCAAGCGTGACAGCGACCGATTGATTTACTCTGCACCGTTCCGACGACTGCAGAACAAGACCCAAGTATTCCCTCTACCAGGCAGTGTCTTTGTGCACAACCGCCTAACTCACTCGTTAGAGGTGGCTTCCTTGGGTAAATCTTTAGGTGACGACGTTGCAAGAAGACTCATCGAAATACACCCAGAGTTGCGTGGTACGCTCTTTGAAGAGATTGGAACCATCGTACAAACAGCTTGTTATGCACACGACATGGGTAACCCTCCGTTCGGTCATAGTGGCGAAAAGGCTATGCAGGCATTCTTCACAGAAGGTCCAGGGATTAGCTTGAAGGAGAAAGTTAGCCCACACTTCTGGGAAGATATTACCCACTTTGAGGGCAATGCCAATGCTTTCCGCCTGCTGACCCATCGTTTCTTGGGTCGAAGAGAAGGTGGTTTTGTGATGACTTATACCACTCTTGCGAGCATCGTAAAGTATCCTTTCAGTTCCACTTATGCTAGCAAACACGGCAAGTTCGGTTTCTTTGCTACGGAAGAAGAAACCTATAAGAAGATTGCTGATGAATTAGGTATCATTCAAAAGGATAGCTCTGAGACTGGTATCTGTTATGTTCGCCATCCGTTGACCTATCTTATGGAGGCTGCAGATGATATCTGTTACGAGATTATGGATATCGAAGACTCCCACAAACTCAAGCTTCTTTCGTTTGAAGAGACTGCCGATTTGCTCCTTGGCTTCTTCGATGAAGAAACCAGAAAGAGTATTCGAAAGCGCATAGAAGACGAGGGTGTGACCGATCAAAACGAACAAGTCGTTTACTTCCGTGCCTGTGCTGTAGGACTATTGGAGGCTGAATGTGTCAATGTCTTTGTCGAACACGAAGAGGAGATACTCAATGGAACATTCGAGGGGTCGCTCATCAAGCATATTTCCGAGCTTCCACGACAGGCTTACAAACACTGTACAGAGGTCTCAGTGGATAGGATTTACCGCAGTAAAGCAGTCCTCGACGTTGAGTTATCAGGCTATAAGATTATGGAAACACTGATGGAAGCACTCATCGGTGCTGCCGTTGAGCCTGAACACTTCCACAGTCAGCAACTCATCCGACGCTTCTCAAGTCAGTATGACATCCAAAGTCCTTGCCTTGAAACACGTATCATGGCAGTCCTAGACTTCATCAGTGGAATGACAGATATCTATGCGCTCGACATCTATCAGAAGATAAATGGTATCAGTTTGCCGCTGATATAA
- the dut gene encoding dUTP diphosphatase — MIQIKVINKGHQQLPAYATSQSAGMDLRANIDAPIVLQPMERRLIPTGLHIALPVGFEAQVRPRSGLALKHGLTVLNSPGTIDADYRGEIMVLLINFSDEPFTINDGERIAQMVIARHEQAEFVEVEELDETERGEGGYGHTGVK, encoded by the coding sequence ATGATACAGATAAAAGTAATTAATAAAGGGCATCAGCAGCTTCCTGCTTATGCTACTTCACAGAGTGCGGGGATGGACCTTCGCGCTAATATCGATGCACCTATCGTACTGCAACCCATGGAGAGAAGACTCATTCCTACAGGTCTTCATATCGCACTTCCAGTAGGTTTTGAAGCACAGGTGCGCCCTCGTAGCGGTCTTGCTTTGAAGCATGGACTTACTGTTCTCAACTCTCCTGGTACGATTGATGCCGACTATCGTGGTGAAATCATGGTACTACTCATTAACTTCTCAGATGAACCTTTTACCATCAATGATGGTGAACGCATTGCGCAGATGGTCATTGCACGTCACGAACAAGCAGAGTTCGTTGAGGTAGAAGAACTCGATGAGACCGAACGTGGTGAAGGCGGATATGGCCATACGGGCGTGAAGTAA
- a CDS encoding tetratricopeptide repeat protein: MFNNVILKVTKMRRTLLALALLGGSLAIHADREDSLQSYNYFFLEAIRQQEMGNLTAAFDLLCHARDLNPQAPEVYYQLAAFYVDMKKDAVAREYFEKAASLDPENSAYQEKLGKLYVSQKDYPNAIKAFERLYESNKTRSDVLQILYQLYGSQNDYKMMIKCLERLETLEGTNEQISLSKMQIYEQMGEKRKEYDELKSLVDSHPLDLNYRVMFGNWLLQNGKKKEALQKYRDVLKEDPDNSLAKLSMMDYYNNIGDKATVKTILQELLQSPKTEKEAKLELLRQVITSSQKENTPDSTEVMRLFSVALAVPQEDADIYMLKAAYMTLRKQPKAAINLVYEQALEVEPDNSRARIALIQNIWDTQDYDKVIAICRPAIEYNPDEMAFYYFQGMAQFHKHDSDAALETFRKGVGQIKPDSDPGIVSDFYGIMGDILHEKGLNKEAFQAYDSCLQWKADNVAALNNYAYYLSEANENLTKAEQMSYKTIKAEPNNSTYLDTYAWILFQQKRYEEAKIYIEQAIRNDSTLSNVVKEHAGDIYAQTGDIEKALEFWRKALEGNKENATLRKKIELKKYIAE, translated from the coding sequence ATGTTCAATAACGTTATATTGAAAGTCACAAAGATGCGTCGCACCCTCCTTGCTCTTGCTTTGTTGGGTGGCTCTTTGGCGATACATGCTGACCGAGAGGATAGCCTTCAAAGCTATAACTACTTCTTCCTTGAGGCGATACGGCAGCAGGAAATGGGCAACCTTACGGCTGCTTTCGACCTTCTGTGCCATGCACGCGACCTCAATCCACAAGCTCCAGAGGTTTATTATCAGTTAGCTGCTTTTTATGTGGATATGAAGAAGGATGCGGTGGCACGTGAATACTTCGAGAAGGCAGCAAGTCTTGATCCCGAAAACTCAGCTTATCAAGAGAAATTAGGCAAACTCTATGTGTCACAGAAAGACTATCCTAATGCGATAAAAGCCTTCGAACGCCTTTATGAATCCAATAAAACGCGTTCTGATGTACTGCAAATTCTCTATCAACTCTACGGTTCCCAGAATGATTACAAGATGATGATTAAATGCTTGGAACGTCTGGAAACACTGGAAGGAACCAATGAGCAGATCTCACTTAGTAAGATGCAAATCTACGAACAGATGGGAGAAAAGCGCAAGGAGTATGATGAGTTGAAGTCGCTCGTTGATAGTCATCCGCTCGATCTCAACTATCGTGTGATGTTCGGAAACTGGCTTTTACAGAATGGAAAGAAGAAGGAAGCCCTTCAAAAGTACCGTGATGTACTGAAAGAAGACCCTGATAACTCGCTTGCTAAGCTTTCCATGATGGATTATTATAATAACATCGGAGACAAGGCTACTGTAAAAACAATCCTACAGGAACTATTGCAATCGCCAAAAACAGAAAAGGAAGCGAAGTTAGAGTTGCTACGTCAGGTCATTACAAGCAGTCAGAAGGAGAATACTCCAGATAGTACTGAGGTGATGAGGCTCTTCTCTGTAGCCTTAGCTGTTCCTCAAGAAGATGCTGATATCTATATGCTTAAAGCCGCATATATGACACTTCGCAAGCAACCAAAGGCTGCAATCAATCTCGTTTATGAGCAAGCTCTTGAGGTAGAACCCGATAATTCGCGTGCAAGAATAGCATTGATACAGAATATTTGGGACACACAAGACTACGATAAGGTCATCGCTATTTGTCGACCAGCCATAGAATACAATCCAGATGAGATGGCTTTCTATTACTTCCAAGGTATGGCACAGTTCCACAAGCACGACAGTGACGCGGCACTGGAGACCTTCCGAAAGGGAGTTGGGCAGATAAAGCCAGACAGTGACCCAGGTATTGTGTCGGATTTTTACGGTATCATGGGTGATATCCTGCATGAAAAAGGACTCAATAAAGAAGCTTTTCAAGCTTATGACAGCTGTTTGCAGTGGAAAGCAGATAATGTGGCTGCATTGAACAACTATGCCTATTACCTCAGTGAGGCGAACGAAAACCTCACCAAGGCTGAGCAGATGAGTTATAAGACCATTAAGGCAGAGCCTAATAACAGTACTTATCTTGACACCTACGCATGGATTCTTTTCCAGCAAAAGCGCTACGAAGAGGCTAAGATATACATCGAACAAGCAATTCGTAATGACTCTACACTGAGCAATGTAGTCAAGGAACACGCTGGTGATATCTATGCACAGACAGGCGATATAGAGAAAGCTCTTGAGTTCTGGAGGAAAGCGCTCGAAGGAAATAAGGAGAATGCGACATTGAGAAAGAAGATAGAACTAAAGAAATACATAGCAGAATGA
- a CDS encoding DUF4292 domain-containing protein encodes MKKTKILLVSMTALLLASCGTKKAVIQQKPVQDNKVAQQTAPATKDSKMQSVVVMQRVADNALYQKNLVSNLTFTLNDGHKDITVPGILRMRKDEVIRLQLLIPILRSEVGRIEFAKDYVLFIDRIHKQYVKASYDEVGFLRDNGINFYSLQSLFWNQVFIPRQQKVSEADLSQFAVDESKAQSEGSTLISLKDGKMDYKWSVNPKSNQIVLTTVTYNSNTHGASKLSWSYDDFKAFGSKLFPASQLLTINTPKFGQKPAKTLKASFDLESFSDASDWEVFTTPSDKYTKVSVEDILGKLMNF; translated from the coding sequence ATGAAGAAAACAAAGATATTACTTGTAAGCATGACTGCCCTGCTATTGGCATCATGTGGTACAAAGAAAGCTGTGATTCAACAGAAACCAGTACAGGATAACAAGGTTGCACAGCAGACAGCACCTGCTACAAAGGATAGTAAGATGCAGAGTGTTGTTGTCATGCAGCGTGTTGCAGACAATGCACTCTACCAAAAGAACCTTGTTTCAAATCTTACTTTTACGCTCAATGATGGACATAAGGACATTACCGTACCTGGTATTCTGCGTATGCGTAAAGATGAGGTTATCCGTCTACAGTTGCTGATTCCAATTCTTCGTAGTGAGGTGGGACGCATCGAGTTTGCAAAGGATTATGTCCTCTTCATCGATCGTATCCATAAGCAGTATGTAAAGGCAAGCTATGATGAGGTAGGATTCTTGCGTGATAATGGTATCAACTTCTATTCACTCCAGTCGCTTTTCTGGAATCAAGTGTTCATCCCTCGTCAGCAAAAGGTGAGCGAGGCAGACCTCTCACAGTTTGCTGTTGATGAAAGCAAAGCACAGTCAGAAGGCTCAACCCTGATAAGTCTTAAAGACGGAAAGATGGATTATAAGTGGTCAGTTAATCCTAAGAGCAATCAGATTGTCCTAACAACTGTTACTTATAATAGCAATACGCATGGTGCTTCAAAGCTCTCTTGGAGTTATGATGACTTTAAAGCGTTTGGCTCAAAGCTCTTCCCAGCAAGTCAGCTATTGACAATCAATACACCAAAGTTTGGACAGAAGCCAGCAAAGACACTTAAGGCAAGCTTCGATCTTGAGAGCTTCAGCGATGCCAGCGATTGGGAAGTTTTTACCACACCATCTGATAAGTATACAAAAGTAAGCGTAGAGGATATCCTCGGCAAACTAATGAACTTTTAA
- a CDS encoding murein hydrolase activator EnvC family protein: protein MKRLSLLFILSIMCMLSVSAQHSRKHRKQQKTSVAQAVEPQTTAKDKGKKAVNAINNNHAVAPATPVKGQKPIVDKLQTEPQPKGKQQQGKLQHQQQLKGQQPQVKGQQPQLKGQAAQVKGQQVVRGKGAVRNAHVGKKGAKGPAYVTTEEIKGLQQQNLKLQKEISEHEEEMKVKQKDVDDRLQKIVRLDTEIGQHQRTIDTIATDIKGLDSNIGILKGQLASLESQLGERRARFIRSMRYMARHRSIQDKLMFVFSAKNLTQMYRRLRFVREYAAYQRAQGEQLKAKQMQVDEKHTQLKQVRVNKSNLLYKDRQVHAQMERKRVEQQTVVNSLQNDQKVLQGVIAQRRQQQQALNAQIDRLIQIEIQKARERAIAEAKAQAAARAAAAKKRAEELARKKAAAEAAARENARRIAEAKEREAKAKAAARAAAEAAEKARQEAAARAAAARAAAEKARQEALQKERAAARERAIRKVEEQEAAAKAAQEKAEARAAADKARADQMAREAEANRVAAERKADADRERAAREAEAARASAAENNDMLSSADRAITGNFANNRGRLPMPLSGQIVSHFGQYNVAGMSNIRLNNDGINIKGAPGSAVRSVFMGEVSGVFMAGGMSVVMIRHGIYISVYANLGSVGVSKGQKVGTGQTIGTVGKTGILQFQLRKETAKLNPEQWLR, encoded by the coding sequence ATGAAACGTCTTTCTTTATTATTCATATTGTCAATCATGTGTATGCTGAGTGTTTCTGCGCAGCATTCACGTAAGCATAGAAAACAGCAAAAAACATCTGTGGCTCAAGCTGTTGAACCCCAAACTACCGCAAAAGATAAGGGTAAGAAAGCTGTAAATGCGATTAATAACAACCACGCTGTAGCACCTGCTACTCCTGTAAAAGGGCAGAAGCCAATAGTTGATAAACTGCAAACGGAACCCCAACCGAAGGGCAAACAGCAGCAGGGTAAGTTACAACACCAGCAACAACTCAAGGGACAACAACCTCAAGTGAAGGGTCAACAGCCTCAACTTAAGGGTCAAGCTGCTCAAGTGAAGGGTCAGCAAGTTGTCCGTGGTAAGGGTGCTGTACGCAACGCTCATGTTGGTAAGAAGGGAGCAAAGGGTCCTGCATACGTGACGACAGAGGAAATCAAAGGTTTACAACAGCAAAACTTGAAGTTGCAAAAAGAGATTTCAGAGCACGAAGAGGAAATGAAAGTAAAGCAGAAGGACGTTGACGACCGTCTGCAGAAGATTGTACGCCTTGATACTGAAATCGGTCAGCACCAAAGAACGATTGATACAATCGCCACAGATATCAAAGGATTGGATTCGAATATCGGTATTCTGAAAGGTCAGTTAGCTTCTCTTGAGTCACAGTTGGGCGAGCGTCGTGCTCGTTTCATCCGTTCTATGCGTTACATGGCACGTCATCGTAGTATTCAAGACAAGTTGATGTTCGTCTTCTCGGCAAAGAACTTGACGCAGATGTATCGTCGTCTTCGTTTCGTACGTGAGTATGCTGCCTATCAGCGTGCGCAGGGTGAACAGCTCAAGGCAAAGCAGATGCAGGTAGATGAGAAGCATACACAGCTGAAACAGGTGCGTGTCAATAAGAGTAATCTTCTCTATAAAGACCGTCAGGTACATGCTCAGATGGAGCGTAAGCGTGTTGAACAGCAGACGGTTGTAAACTCTCTGCAAAACGACCAGAAGGTGTTGCAGGGTGTTATCGCACAGCGTCGTCAACAGCAGCAGGCTCTGAATGCACAGATTGACCGACTTATTCAGATTGAAATACAGAAGGCACGTGAACGTGCTATTGCAGAAGCAAAGGCGCAGGCTGCCGCTCGTGCCGCTGCCGCTAAGAAGCGTGCAGAAGAATTGGCACGTAAGAAAGCCGCTGCAGAGGCTGCCGCCCGAGAGAATGCGCGCCGTATTGCGGAGGCGAAAGAGCGTGAAGCAAAGGCAAAGGCTGCCGCTCGTGCTGCTGCTGAGGCTGCCGAGAAGGCTCGTCAGGAAGCCGCTGCTCGTGCTGCTGCAGCCAGAGCTGCTGCAGAAAAGGCACGTCAAGAGGCTTTGCAGAAGGAACGTGCTGCTGCTCGTGAGCGTGCTATTCGTAAGGTAGAAGAGCAGGAAGCTGCTGCTAAGGCTGCACAAGAAAAGGCAGAGGCTCGTGCTGCTGCTGATAAGGCTCGTGCCGACCAGATGGCACGTGAGGCTGAAGCAAATCGTGTGGCTGCCGAACGCAAGGCTGATGCCGATCGTGAACGTGCTGCTCGTGAGGCTGAAGCTGCAAGAGCTTCTGCTGCTGAAAACAATGATATGCTCAGTTCTGCCGATCGTGCGATAACAGGTAACTTTGCCAATAACCGTGGTAGATTGCCAATGCCATTGTCGGGTCAGATCGTTAGCCACTTTGGTCAGTACAATGTGGCTGGTATGTCAAATATTCGCTTGAACAATGATGGTATCAATATCAAGGGTGCTCCTGGCAGTGCTGTTCGTAGTGTCTTTATGGGCGAGGTGAGCGGTGTCTTCATGGCAGGCGGTATGAGTGTCGTGATGATTCGTCATGGTATTTATATCTCTGTTTATGCTAATTTGGGTTCTGTCGGTGTCAGCAAGGGACAGAAGGTTGGTACGGGACAGACCATCGGAACCGTTGGTAAGACGGGTATTCTTCAGTTCCAGTTGCGTAAGGAGACAGCTAAGTTGAATCCAGAGCAGTGGTTGCGTTAA